A stretch of Lactuca sativa cultivar Salinas chromosome 6, Lsat_Salinas_v11, whole genome shotgun sequence DNA encodes these proteins:
- the LOC111913879 gene encoding uncharacterized protein LOC111913879: protein MGSWTVRCEFLYGVFASSVFQGCVLEIFGVSFSINLIPIPMGDVCVIYGEGTRLGLGFCSATRDRQYIQHWCAGYLAYVVDTQVGDQVSVSNVPVVREFPHVFLEGLPGFPPERKGEFRINIVPGATPIANSSYGLAPPGMQELSYQLKELLGKQFIRPSSSL from the coding sequence ATGGGGAGTTGGactgtccgttgcgagtttctataTGGGGTTTTTGCTTCGTCCGTTTTTCAGGGTTGCGTTCTGGAGATCTTTGGGGTTTCCTTTTCGATCAATTTAATTCCGATTCCCATGGGAGATGTTTGcgttatttatggagagggtaccaggttgggtttagggttttgttcggcaACTAGggatcgacagtatattcagcactgGTGTGCAGGTTacttggcttatgtggtggacaCGCAGGTTGGAGATCAGGTGTCGGTTTCTAACGTTCCAGTTGTTAGGGAGTTCCCTCATGTATTCCTGGAGGGGTTACCAGGTTTTCCTCCTGAGAGGAAGGGAGAATTCAGGATCAACATTGTGCCAGGTGCGACCCCTATTGCTAATTCGTCGTACGGATTGGCACCGCCTgggatgcaggagctgtcatatCAATTGAAAGAGttgctaggcaagcagttcatccgtCCGAGTAGTTCTCTGTAG